One window from the genome of Ananas comosus cultivar F153 linkage group 13, ASM154086v1, whole genome shotgun sequence encodes:
- the LOC109719642 gene encoding uncharacterized protein LOC109719642 isoform X1 produces the protein MRWCFSLLGSRIRSFLRDYDSLQSLAVSLIYIQIGCALIGSLGALFNGILLINLVVALFALVAIESSSQRLGRTYAVLLFCAILLDIAWFILFLGTIWNITPDEKYGSLFVFSLRLALWMQIIGFSVRFFSSFLWIQMYRLGVSSDCGAYHEADYDARNSFLNPSSHVVGRQNSLTDDILGGSIYDPAYYSSLFEDVRDNRFIHELLFQGDKQIIGHDGGSTSTVESPQLKSCVGRSFQVNDVEKALRKPLNS, from the exons ATGCGCTGGTGCTTCTCGTTGCTTGGATCGCGGATTCGATCGTTCCTGCGTGATTACGATAGCCTCCAATCGCTCGCTGTCTCCCTCATCTACATCCAA ATTGGTTGTGCCCTAATTGGGTCACTGGGGGCCCTGTTCAATGGGATTCTACTGATAAATCTGGTTGTGGCCCTCTTTGCCCTAGTGGCGATCGAGAGCAGTAGCCAGCGCCTTGGGAGGACATATGCCGTGCTCCTCTTCTGCGCGATTCTACTCGATATCGCGTGGTTCATACTCTTCTTGGGAACAATATG GAACATTACTCCTGATGAGAAGTATGGGTCGCTCTTTGTTTTCTCACTCAGGCTTGCTTTGTGGATGCAAATTATTGGGTTTTCTGTGAGATTTTTTTCATCGTTTTTATGGATTCAGATGTATAGATTGGGGGTTTCATCCGATTGTGGAGCTTATCATGAGGCAGATTATGATGCAAGAAATAGTTTCTTAAATCCCTCAAGTCATGTAGTTGGAAGGCAGAACTCCCTTACTGATGACATCTTAGGGGGTTCCATCTATGATCCAGCTTATTACTCTTCTCTTTTTGAAGATGTTCGAGATAACAGGTTCATTCATGAG CTACTTTTTCAGGGCGACAAACAAATTATTGGTCATGATGGGGGGTCTACATCGACAGTTGAATCTCCTCAACTTAAATCATGTGTCGGTAGATCTTTTCAGGTCAATGAT GTCGAGAAAGCATTAAGAAAGCCCCTGAACTCATAA
- the LOC109719642 gene encoding uncharacterized protein LOC109719642 isoform X2, whose translation MRWCFSLLGSRIRSFLRDYDSLQSLAVSLIYIQIGCALIGSLGALFNGILLINLVVALFALVAIESSSQRLGRTYAVLLFCAILLDIAWFILFLGTIWNITPDEKYGSLFVFSLRLALWMQIIGFSVRFFSSFLWIQMYRLGVSSDCGAYHEADYDARNSFLNPSSHVVGRQNSLTDDILGGSIYDPAYYSSLFEDVRDNRFIHEGDKQIIGHDGGSTSTVESPQLKSCVGRSFQVNDVEKALRKPLNS comes from the exons ATGCGCTGGTGCTTCTCGTTGCTTGGATCGCGGATTCGATCGTTCCTGCGTGATTACGATAGCCTCCAATCGCTCGCTGTCTCCCTCATCTACATCCAA ATTGGTTGTGCCCTAATTGGGTCACTGGGGGCCCTGTTCAATGGGATTCTACTGATAAATCTGGTTGTGGCCCTCTTTGCCCTAGTGGCGATCGAGAGCAGTAGCCAGCGCCTTGGGAGGACATATGCCGTGCTCCTCTTCTGCGCGATTCTACTCGATATCGCGTGGTTCATACTCTTCTTGGGAACAATATG GAACATTACTCCTGATGAGAAGTATGGGTCGCTCTTTGTTTTCTCACTCAGGCTTGCTTTGTGGATGCAAATTATTGGGTTTTCTGTGAGATTTTTTTCATCGTTTTTATGGATTCAGATGTATAGATTGGGGGTTTCATCCGATTGTGGAGCTTATCATGAGGCAGATTATGATGCAAGAAATAGTTTCTTAAATCCCTCAAGTCATGTAGTTGGAAGGCAGAACTCCCTTACTGATGACATCTTAGGGGGTTCCATCTATGATCCAGCTTATTACTCTTCTCTTTTTGAAGATGTTCGAGATAACAGGTTCATTCATGAG GGCGACAAACAAATTATTGGTCATGATGGGGGGTCTACATCGACAGTTGAATCTCCTCAACTTAAATCATGTGTCGGTAGATCTTTTCAGGTCAATGAT GTCGAGAAAGCATTAAGAAAGCCCCTGAACTCATAA